The Coriobacteriia bacterium genome has a window encoding:
- a CDS encoding ABC transporter permease produces the protein MAQRLKEHQFLFEELVARDFKTKYKRTVLGMLWSVLNPLLMLLVMRVIFTQFFGNSIDHYTTYLFCGNLIYNYFNEATSQGMTSLSANSAIFTKVNVPKYMFLLSKNVQTIINFGITLCIFFVFCAIDGITFRWEFFCLLFPIACLMMFNIGVGLILSALFVFFKDIQYLWGVFTMLLMYMSAIFYTTTSYSPLIQHVFLCNPVYVYITYFRQIVIDGMVPSLGLHALAFGYAALAVIIGAVIYKKKNHDFLYYV, from the coding sequence GTGGCCCAGAGGTTGAAGGAGCACCAGTTCCTCTTCGAGGAGCTTGTGGCTCGCGACTTCAAGACCAAGTACAAGCGAACAGTGCTTGGCATGTTGTGGAGCGTACTGAACCCACTGCTCATGTTGCTCGTCATGCGAGTGATCTTTACGCAGTTCTTTGGGAACAGCATCGATCACTACACCACCTACCTCTTCTGCGGCAACCTCATCTACAACTACTTCAACGAGGCCACGAGCCAGGGTATGACGTCCCTCTCGGCTAACTCGGCCATCTTCACGAAGGTCAACGTTCCCAAATACATGTTCTTGCTCTCAAAGAACGTTCAGACGATTATCAACTTCGGCATCACACTCTGCATATTCTTCGTCTTTTGCGCTATTGACGGCATCACGTTCCGTTGGGAGTTCTTCTGTCTCCTCTTCCCGATAGCCTGCCTCATGATGTTCAACATCGGTGTGGGGCTTATCCTCTCGGCCCTGTTCGTCTTCTTCAAAGACATCCAGTACCTTTGGGGCGTCTTTACGATGCTGCTCATGTACATGTCGGCCATCTTCTACACGACGACGAGCTACTCGCCGCTCATTCAGCACGTCTTTCTGTGCAACCCCGTCTACGTGTACATCACGTACTTCCGCCAGATCGTCATCGACGGCATGGTGCCCTCGCTCGGCCTGCATGCCCTGGCGTTTGGCTATGCCGCGCTTGCCGTCATCATCGGCGCTGTGATCTACAAGAAGAAGAACCACGACTTCCTCTACTACGTGTAA
- a CDS encoding glycosyltransferase codes for MPVHWGSGQVFKKEGDKISELVSLVVPVYGVEKYLPACMDSILGQTYRHIEVILVDDGSPDGCPALCDAYARQDARVRVIHKANGGLSDARNAGLDVATGGLIGFVDSDDIIHPEMVERCAGALEAEAADIVACSFIEFPEGADPRENCDDAEENRLIKRRGVSERRALDPHDAVELLLRDDELQNYVWNKLFRRELWQGIRFPVGQQFEDVNTTYKLFERARRVVLLPDSLYFYRLRGDGIVRSRTLAGELDCVGANLERYEALSQRYPRMCETMEDGIIRAMVRLWPLVWQERRTLSPALRKRLASFSAFARAHAGSPALRASFGITGRLTTCLIVYPHAWSWMLAWMLYRAYRSRHDL; via the coding sequence ATACCTGTCCACTGGGGCAGTGGGCAGGTATTCAAGAAAGAAGGAGATAAAATTAGCGAACTCGTTTCTCTCGTTGTCCCAGTGTATGGCGTCGAGAAGTATCTGCCTGCCTGTATGGATTCCATACTGGGACAGACATACCGGCACATCGAGGTGATTCTCGTCGATGACGGCTCTCCAGATGGCTGCCCGGCCCTGTGTGACGCGTATGCGCGGCAAGATGCTCGTGTGCGCGTCATCCACAAGGCAAACGGTGGTCTGTCTGATGCGCGCAATGCTGGCTTGGATGTCGCGACGGGCGGCCTCATCGGTTTCGTAGATTCCGACGACATCATTCATCCGGAAATGGTCGAGCGCTGTGCCGGGGCACTAGAAGCTGAGGCTGCTGACATCGTGGCCTGTAGCTTCATTGAGTTTCCCGAAGGGGCTGACCCTCGGGAAAACTGCGATGACGCAGAGGAGAACCGTCTCATCAAGAGACGCGGCGTTTCAGAACGGCGCGCCCTCGATCCTCATGACGCCGTCGAGTTGCTATTGCGCGACGATGAATTGCAGAACTATGTTTGGAACAAGTTGTTCCGCCGTGAGCTCTGGCAGGGTATCCGATTCCCTGTTGGGCAACAATTTGAAGATGTTAATACGACATATAAGCTATTTGAGCGAGCAAGGCGTGTCGTGCTGTTGCCTGATAGTCTCTACTTCTATCGACTCCGCGGGGACGGCATCGTGAGAAGCCGGACGCTGGCTGGAGAGCTTGACTGCGTCGGCGCCAACCTCGAGCGTTACGAAGCACTTTCCCAGCGATACCCCCGCATGTGCGAGACGATGGAGGACGGGATCATTCGCGCCATGGTGCGCCTGTGGCCGCTGGTCTGGCAAGAACGTCGTACCCTTTCCCCCGCCCTGAGAAAGCGCCTTGCGAGTTTCTCTGCGTTTGCTCGTGCGCATGCCGGTTCTCCGGCGTTGCGGGCAAGCTTTGGAATAACAGGGCGTCTAACAACGTGCCTCATCGTGTATCCCCACGCATGGTCGTGGATGCTTGCGTGGATGCTGTATCGTGCGTACCGTTCCAGACATGACCTGTAA
- a CDS encoding glycosyltransferase family 2 protein, which yields MAPLVSIVMPVYNGGPYLRRCLDGILAQTLTDFELIAVDDASTDETPAVLSSYAMKDERVSVITHASNLHAGSSRNDGLDAARGAYVLFLDADDLFEPTLLERAVACAQRAKAEVVLYGADEFRGKPGNWVDAPYLNSAFVPRKQPFSWEDVPNRIFQVCTPEPWTKLFLRSFVQGEGLRFQGMQNANDLYFTMAALALATRIATCPDRLVHHRVGRAGSIQGRKSAEPLAFLEALRALQKTLKQRCLLGPLSVSFANLALFHCIYNRQAPADWACVFSELGVLGLSRKELAIESDYRLFVEMALESSDERLGELGYGAEFWREAARCELCRSRESEAELCRVKESASFRLGSSLTLLPRKLRSVLSPGD from the coding sequence ATGGCGCCTCTCGTTTCGATAGTGATGCCTGTCTATAACGGCGGGCCATATCTGCGGCGCTGCCTCGACGGCATTCTCGCTCAGACCCTGACGGACTTTGAGCTGATTGCAGTTGACGACGCTTCAACTGACGAAACGCCCGCCGTGCTTTCGTCGTATGCCATGAAGGACGAACGCGTCAGCGTGATCACACATGCCAGTAACCTTCACGCGGGCTCCTCGCGTAACGATGGCCTGGATGCCGCTCGCGGTGCGTACGTGCTGTTTCTCGATGCCGACGACCTATTCGAGCCGACTTTGCTCGAGCGTGCGGTCGCATGCGCCCAGCGGGCAAAGGCGGAGGTCGTGCTCTACGGCGCTGATGAGTTTAGGGGAAAACCTGGCAATTGGGTTGACGCGCCCTACCTCAATTCGGCCTTCGTTCCCAGAAAGCAGCCGTTCAGCTGGGAAGATGTTCCAAATCGTATCTTTCAAGTTTGCACCCCAGAACCATGGACAAAGCTGTTTCTCCGCTCGTTTGTGCAAGGGGAGGGGCTTCGTTTCCAGGGGATGCAAAACGCCAACGACCTCTATTTCACAATGGCGGCGCTTGCGCTGGCGACTCGTATTGCGACTTGCCCTGATCGCCTCGTCCACCATCGCGTGGGACGTGCTGGTAGTATCCAGGGGCGCAAGTCCGCCGAACCGCTTGCTTTTCTCGAGGCGCTGCGCGCTTTGCAGAAGACGTTGAAACAGAGATGCCTGCTCGGCCCTCTCTCTGTGAGCTTTGCAAACCTGGCACTGTTTCACTGTATATACAATCGACAAGCTCCGGCCGATTGGGCGTGTGTATTCTCGGAGCTCGGAGTCCTCGGGCTTTCTCGAAAAGAGCTTGCTATTGAGAGCGACTATCGCCTGTTTGTTGAGATGGCGCTCGAATCCTCCGATGAGCGACTTGGCGAGCTCGGATACGGTGCCGAGTTCTGGCGAGAGGCAGCCCGCTGCGAGTTGTGTCGCTCGCGGGAGAGCGAGGCCGAGCTATGCCGCGTTAAGGAGTCAGCGTCATTTAGGCTTGGCTCATCGCTTACCCTCCTGCCAAGAAAGCTCCGATCAGTCCTGTCCCCTGGCGACTGA